The Thermomonospora amylolytica sequence CGTCCGCGCCCAGTACCTGCAGGACTGGCTGACCGACCCCGAGCAGCCCCTCACCTGGCGGCTGCAGCGGGACAAGGCCGGCTCCGGGGCGCTCGGCGACATCGGCGCGCACATCATCGACGCCGCCCAGTTCATCACCGGCGAACGGATCACCGGGGTGACCGCGCTGACGGAGACGTTCGTGCGCGAACGCCCCGCCGGCGCGGGCGGCGGCGAGCGCGGGCCGGTGACGGTGGACGACGCGGCGCTGTTCCTGGCCCGCACCACGGGCGGGGCGGTCGCCGCGTTCGAGGCCACCCGGTTCGCCACCGGCCGCAAGAATGCGCTGCGCATCGAGATCAACGGCTCGAAGGGCAGCCTGGCGTTCGACTTCGAGGCCATGAACGAGCTGTGGTTCCACGACGCCGCGCTCGGCGACGCCGAGGGCGGCTTCCGCCGGATCCTGGTCACCGAGGCCGACCACCCGTACGCGGGCGCCTGGTGGCCGCCCGGTCACCTGCTCGGGTACGAGCACACCTTCACCCACGAGATCGCCGACCTGCTGTCGGCCATCGCCGCGGGGACCGACCCGTCCCCGTCGTTCGCCGACGGCCTCCAGGTCCAGCGGGTCCTGGCGGCCGTCGAGGCCAGCGCCGCCGCGGGCGGCGGCTGGACCCCCGTTCCGTGACCAGACGAAGAGGACACCGGTGAACGGACCCGCGATCGACCGTCGTCCACCACCCGCCGCGGCGGGCGGTGGACGGGTCGTTCGCCGGCCCGGGCACCGTGCGCCTCACGCCGCCGCCGACCGAGCCATCCCACCCACCACGAGGAGCGTCATGGCGCGACCGATCACCTTGTTCACCGGCCAGTGGGCGGACCTGCCGTTCGAGGAGGTCTGCCGGCTGGCGTCCGAGTGGGGCTACGACGGCCTGGAGATCGCCTGCTGGGGCGACCACTTCGAGGTCGACAAGGCGCTGGCGGACGAGTCCTACGTCGCCCGCAAGCGCGCCACCCTGGACAAGTACAACCTCAAGGTCTGGACCATCTCCAACCACCTCGTCGGCCAGGCGGTCTGCGACCACCCCATCGACGAACGGCACCGGGCCATCCTCCCGGACCGGGTCTGGGGCGACGGCGAGCCGGAGGGGGTGCGGCGGCGGGCCGCCGAGGAGATGAAGGACACCGCCCGCGCCGCCGCCAGGCTGGGCGTGGACACCGTCGTCGGCTTCACCGGCTCGTCGATCTGGCACACCGTGGCGATGTTCCCGCCGACCCCGCCCGCCATGATCGACCGCGGGTACGCCGACTTCGCCGAACGGTGGAACCCGATCCTGGACGTCTTCGACGAGGTCGGGGTCCGCTTCGCGCTGGAGGTGCACCCCAGCGAGATCGCCTACGACTACCACACGACGGTGCGGACCCTGGAGGCCATCGGGCACCGTCCCGCCTTCGGCCTCAACTGGGACCCCAGCCACATGGTCTGGCAGCAGATCGACCCGGTCGGCTTCCTGCTGGACTTCGCCGACCGGATCTACCACGTGGACTGCAAGGACACCAAGGTCCGCTGCGGCGACGGCCGCCGCGGCCGGCTGTCGTCCCACCTGCCCTGGGCCGACCTGCGCCGCGGCTGGGACTTCGTCTCCACCGGCCACGGCGACGTCCCCTGGGAGGACTGCTTCCGCGCCCTGAACGCCATCGGCTACGGCGGCCCCATCTCCATCGAGTGGGAGGACGCCGGGATGGACCGGCTCATCGGAGCCCCCGAGGCGCTCCAGTTCGTCCGCCGGCTGGCCGCCATCGAACCCCCCGACGCCGCGTTCGACGCCGCGTTCAACTCCTGAACCCCCGAGGAGCGCCGGCCGGAGCCGCCCCTGTGCGGCTCCGGCCCGCGGCGCGCCCGCTCAGCGGGCCTGCTGCTCCGCGAAGGACTTCTCCAGGGCCTCCACGTAGCGCAGGGCGATGAGCTGGGCCAGGACCGGGTGGTCGGCCAGGGGGGCGGCGATGCCGGCGCCGGTCTCGGCGGCGAGCTTGGACAACGCGGCCAGGTGGGCGGGGTCGGCCTCGGGGCCGATCACGCAGGGGGCGTAGGCGACGTGGGTGGCGCCGGCGGCGCGCAGGCGGGCGGCGGCCTCGGCGGGGCCCACCGAGCCGGGGGCGTCGTCGAGGGCGGCGGCGGTGGCCGGGACGGCCAGCCGGGAGGCCAGCAGGACGGCGCTGACCTCGGCGTCCTGGACGGCGGCCGGGCCGCCGGGGACGGCGATCACCACGCCGCCGGCCATCGTGACCATGGTCATCATCCGGATCCGGTCGGCGCGCGCCAGCCCGGCCTCGGCGAGCCGCTCGTGCAGCGCCTGGGCGATCAGCGGGTGCGGTCCCAGCGGCTCGGCGACCAGCGCGGGCACCCCGGAGGCGGCCACCGTCTCGTGCAGCGCGCGCTGGATCCGCGGGTCGGGGCCGGGCAGCAGCGGCACCACCACGGCCGGGGGCATGTCCGGGGCCCGCTCGGCGGTCGCGGCGACCGCCAGGGCGTCGCGCAGCGCGTACTGCGGGCCCTCCAGGTACCCGAGCACCACCGGGCGCTCGGTGTGGGCGTGCTCGGTCAGCAGGGCGAGCGCGCCCGCCACCCCGGCCGACCCGGTGGCGTCCGGGGCGTACGCGCCCGGCACCGCCAGAATGAGCGGGGGAGCGTCCGGGGGCAGTGCGAAGGACTCGGCACCGCGATGCCGTCCACCGCGGCGCGTCCGGCGCCGCCGGGCCGGGAGGCCCTCGGGGCCTGTGTTGTCGAGAGGCGCTTCGCTGTCAGGGGTCACGGCCGGAATCGTAACGGTGCGAGGATGCCTCATTCCCTGCTTGTGGGTGATATGTGGCGAATAATCCGATTTTGTGACCCTTGTTACGGTCATGTGACGTGCGGCCGGGAGCGCCGACTGTAACGCCCTGACAACATTGCCCACCTGGTCGCCGAGGATGATCCGTGACATCGGGCGCGGACGTAGTAAGCTCCCGGAACCCCCGTACCGACACCAATCGGGAGGGTCCCCGTCATGATGGGTCACGAGGCGTGATGGCCTCCGACACCACGCCGGCCAGAACCCAGTCGATCCGTACCAAGATCGTCGTGCTCCTGGTCATCCCGCTGGCCGCCCTGGCGAGCCTGTGGGCGGGCGTGACCGTGGCCGCGTACGGCCAGGCGCGGGAGCTGTACGACGCCCGCGAGTTCAGCACCAAGGCGGCGGTTCCCGCGATGGCGCTGCTGAGCGCGCTGCAGCACGAGCGCCGCATGTCGATCGCCCTGCTCGGCGACCGGACGTTGGACCGCTCCGGGCTGGACGCGCAGCGGGTCAAGACCGACGCGGCCCGGCGGGCGTTCCGGGCCGCCGGCGCCGACGGGGGACTGCGCGACGGCATGGACCCCGACGCGCTGCGCCGGATGGACGCGATGATCGGCCGGATGGCCGAGGTGGACGCGCTGCGCCGGCTGGTCGACCAGCGCGGGGTCTCCCGGGCGCAGGTGCTGGAGGACTACTCGGCGCTGATCGACGGCGTCACCGACATCTTCAAGGGGCTGAGCGTCTCCGACGGGCACATCGGCGGGGACCTGCAGAACGTGCTGCGGCTCGGCCGGATCCGCGAGCTGTACACCCGCCAGGACGCGCTGATCACCGGGGTGCTGTCGGCGGGCCGGTGGTCCGCCGAGGAGCTGGACGCCTTCGAGCGGCTGAACGGCGCCAAGGAGTTCATGATCGCCGACGTCCTGCCCAGCCTGGACGAGGAGGCCCGCGGCCACTACGAGGAGTTCCTGGCCGGGCCGGACTACGCCCGGGTGCAGCGGCTGGAGCAGCAGCTGCTGACCGCCGACGAGGCCGACCGCCGCCCGCCGATCGACCTGGGCACCTGGCACACCGCCTCGGAGATCGTGATCACCAGGTTGGCGGACCTGGAGGCGCACGTGGTGGAGCACACCAACGACCGGGCCGAGGCGATCGAGCTGCGCATCTACGGGCAGCTGGCCGCCGCGGCCGGGCTGGGCCTGATCGCCATCGTCGCCGCCGCCGCGCTGGCCTGGCGGATCGGCCGCCGGGTGATCGGCGAGAGCCGCCGGGTCTCCCGTTCGGTGGCCGCCTTCACCGACGAGTACCTGCCCGCGCTGACCGGGCGGGTGCAGCGCGGCGAGCCGATCGACCCCGACGTCCGGCTGCCCCGCCAGAACCTGCAGGTCACCGAGATCGCCCGGATCAACGAGGCGTTCCTGGCCGCCGCCCGGGCGGTGGTGGAGGCCGTCGCCCGGGAGAGCCGGACCCGGCAGGCCGTCAACGAGGTGTTCGTGACGCTGGCCCGCCGCAACCAGGCGCTGGTGCACCGCCAGCTCAGCCTGCTGGACACGATGGAGCGGCGCACCGAGGACCCCGACGAGCTGGCGGACCTGTTCCGGCTGGACCACCTGGCCACCCGCATGCGGCGGCACGCCGAGGGTCTGGTCATCCTGGCCGGCAAGACCGCCGGGCGGACCTGGCGGTCCCCGGTGCCGCTGGTGGACGTGGTGCGCGGCGCGGTCGCCGAGGTCGAGGACTACCCCCGGGTCAGCGTGCTGTCCATGCCGGCCGCCGCGCTGGCCGGCAACGCGGTCGCCGACACCATCCACCTGCTGGCCGAGCTGATCGAGAACGCCACCCTGTTCTCCCCGCCCGGCTCCCCGGTGCGGATCACCGGCCAGCTGGTGCCGAACGGGTTCGTGGTGGAGATCGAGGACCGCGGCCTCGGGCTCAAGGCCGAGACGCTGGAGGAGCTGAACCGCCGGCTGGCCGACCCGCCCGAGTTCGACCTGTCGGACCTGGGCCGGCTCGGCCTGTTCGTGGTGGCCCGGCTGGCCGAGCGGCACGACATCAAGGTGTCGCTGCGGCCCTCGCCGTACGGCGGCACCACCGCCATCGTGCTGGTGCCCGCCGACCTGATCGTGGAGTCGCCGTCCGGCGGCCTGCCGCCCGCCGAGCTGCGCGCCCAGCTGCCCGGGCCCACCCCGGCCCGGGTGCCGGCCGCCGCCGAGGGGCCGTCGGCGGCCACCGGCCCGCAGCGGGCGGTGCAGACGGTGGCGCCGGTGCGCGCCGTCGCCGAACCGGAGGAGCCGCCGCGCCCGCGCGCGGACGACGACCGGCGGGCCGACCTGCCGGACGAGCTGCCGCGACGGCGGCGCTCCGGCCGCACGGCGCCCGAGCGAAGCGAGGACGCCGCTGCGCCCTCTCCGGGCGGCAGGGTGCTCGGGCGGAGTGAGGACGCCGCGGTGGACGGTGCGGACGGTTCCACGGAGGCGGCGGAACGGGCCGGGGCAGCCGAGCCGACGCGGGCCGGTGCGCATCGCGCGCCGGTGGAGATGACGCCCGACGGGTTGCCCCGTCGGCGCCGACAGGAGAACCTGGCGCCCAGACTGCGCGACGAGACCGGGCCTCAGCCGGTGGTCTCGGGGGGCGCGCGGCGGGCGGTCGGTCCCGACGAGGACGGGCTCGCGGCCGTACGCGCCAGGATGGCCGCCATGCAGCGGGGCTGGCAGCGTGGACGGGCCGAAGCCGAAGAGGGCCAGGGGACACAGGAGGATGGTCAATGACGGACGTCGCGAACTCCGGCGGTGAGCTGAACTGGCTGCTGGACAATCTCGTCGACAGCGTGGCCCAGGTGCGCAACGCGGTGGTGCTGTCCAACGACGGGCTGCGGATCGCCTCCTCACGCGGACTGGACCGGGAGGACGCCGAGCGGCTGGCCGCGGTGGCCGCCAGCTTCCAGAGCCTGTCCCGGGGCGCCGGCCAGGAGTTCGGCGGCGGCGCCCCCCGGCAGACCATCGTGGAGATGGAGTCGGCGTTCCTGTTCGTGACCGCGGCGGGGCAGGGCGCCGCACTGGCCGTGCTGGCCGAGGCGGACGCCGACGTCGGCGTCATCGCCTACGAGATGGCCATGCTGGTGACCCGGGTGGGCAGGCACCTGTCGGCCAACCCGCGGGCGGCCCTGGCGGAGCACCATGCCTGACGACGCCGAGCCGTCGCACCGCCACGCCGCCGGGCGCGACACCGAATGGCTCGACCACGAGTCGGGCCCGGTGGTGCGCCCGTACGCGCTGACCGGCGGCCGCACCAGGCCCGCGGGCAGCGACTTCGACCTGATCGCCATCGTCGAGACCGTCGACGAGCCCGGCCCCGCCGGGGACGGGCACGGCGAGCGCCTGCCGCGTTCGCCCGAACACCTCACCATCTGTGAACTGTGCCGTACGCCGCTGTCGGTGGCGGAGGTGGCCTCCGAGCTGGACCTCGCCCTCGGCGTGGTCCGGGTGCTGCTCGGCGACCTGCTCGATCACGGCCTGATCCGGGTACGCCGCCCGGCTCCGGTCGCACAGTTCCCCAACGAGCGCGTACTCAAGGAAGTGATCGATGGACTCCATGCGCTCTGACCCCGCGAGCCCCGTGCCGGGCACGGCGGGCGATCCGCGCGAGTCGTCCCTGGCGGTCAAGATCCTGGTCGCCGGGGGGTTCGGTGTCGGCAAGACCACCCTGGTGGGCGCGGTCAGCGAGATCCGGCCGCTGCGCACCGAGGCGATGCTCACCGAGAAGAGCATCGGGGTCGACGACACGGCCATGGTGTCGGGCAAGACCACCACCACGGTCGCCATGGACTTCGGCCGCATCACCCTGCCCACCGGCCTGGTGCTGTACCTGTTCGGCACCCCGGGCCAGGACCGGTTCTGGTTCATGTGGGACGAGCTGGCGCAGGGCGCGCTGGGCGCGGTGGTGCTGGTCGACACCCGCCGGCTGGCCGACTGCTTCGCCTCGGTGGACTACTTCGAACGCCGCGGCCTGCCCTTCATCGTGGCGGTCAACCACTTCGAGGGCGCCAAGCTGTACGCCCCCGAGCAGATCCGCGCCGCCCTGGACCTGGACGACGACGTGCCGGTGATCACCACCGACGTGCGCACCCGGGAGTCGGCCAAGCAGGTCCTGATCACCCTGGTCGAGCACGTGCTGATGGCGACCGCCCGCCGGGGCTGACCGCGACCCGGGCGGGCCGCCGCGCGGGCGGCCCGCCCGGCGCGTCGGCGGGGATCTCCGGGCTCAGGCGCGGAAGTCGGCGAAGTCGAAGCCCGGGGAGACGACGCAGCTGACCAGGGTGCCGCGGGGGCCGTCCGGGCGGGCGGCCTGCCAGGTGCCGGCCGGGATCAGGACCTGCGGGCGCTGGCCGCCGGTCACGTCCGGACCCAGCAGGACCGGCTCGGCGGGGCCGGGACGCTCGCCGGTGCCGCCCAGGTCCAGCACCAGCGGGTCGCCGTGGTGGTGGAACCACACCTCGTCCGAGCGGACCACGTGCCACATGGACTCCTCGCCGGGCGGCAGGAAGAAGTAGATCCCGGTGGCGGAGGCCCGCTCGCCCGGGTAGCCCGGCGGGCGGAACGTCACCGCGGTCCGCCAGGTCTCCCGGAACCAGCCGCCCTCCGGATGCGGCAGCAGGTCCAGCGCCTCGGCGACCGGCGGGCGTTCCAGCAGCGCGACGCACCGGCCGTCGGGGGCGCGGCGGGCGTACCGGACGGCGGCGACGTGCCGCAGGTCGACCGCCCGGGGCGGGTGCGGCCCGGCCGGCGCGGGATCCAGGGTCAGGGCGACGACCTGGGCGTCGCCGAGGACGTCGCGGGCCTGCTCCAGCACCGCCAGCGCGTCGTCGTCGGAGCCGCCGGGCACCCAGACCAGCTCGTCGCCGGGGGCCAGTACCGCTTCACCGCGCGCGGCCCAGGCGCGCAGCGTCGTCAGCGCGATCACGGGGCCGAGCGTAGTGAACCGTGCGCGGCCGGTGGAGCCGGGGCACCGGGTGCCAAATCAAGATCGTTCAT is a genomic window containing:
- a CDS encoding Gfo/Idh/MocA family protein translates to MSGGERPALGVGMVGHAFMGRVHSQAWRSVHAFFDVPYVPVMVAVAGRSRDRVRAAADRLGWASAETDWKALLRRDDIDLIDICTPGDTHAEIAIAALDAGKHVLCEKPLANTVAEAEAMTAAAERAAERGVRAMVAFNYRRVPAIALARRLVADGRLGAIRHVRAQYLQDWLTDPEQPLTWRLQRDKAGSGALGDIGAHIIDAAQFITGERITGVTALTETFVRERPAGAGGGERGPVTVDDAALFLARTTGGAVAAFEATRFATGRKNALRIEINGSKGSLAFDFEAMNELWFHDAALGDAEGGFRRILVTEADHPYAGAWWPPGHLLGYEHTFTHEIADLLSAIAAGTDPSPSFADGLQVQRVLAAVEASAAAGGGWTPVP
- a CDS encoding sugar phosphate isomerase/epimerase family protein, which encodes MARPITLFTGQWADLPFEEVCRLASEWGYDGLEIACWGDHFEVDKALADESYVARKRATLDKYNLKVWTISNHLVGQAVCDHPIDERHRAILPDRVWGDGEPEGVRRRAAEEMKDTARAAARLGVDTVVGFTGSSIWHTVAMFPPTPPAMIDRGYADFAERWNPILDVFDEVGVRFALEVHPSEIAYDYHTTVRTLEAIGHRPAFGLNWDPSHMVWQQIDPVGFLLDFADRIYHVDCKDTKVRCGDGRRGRLSSHLPWADLRRGWDFVSTGHGDVPWEDCFRALNAIGYGGPISIEWEDAGMDRLIGAPEALQFVRRLAAIEPPDAAFDAAFNS
- a CDS encoding sirohydrochlorin chelatase yields the protein MTPDSEAPLDNTGPEGLPARRRRTRRGGRHRGAESFALPPDAPPLILAVPGAYAPDATGSAGVAGALALLTEHAHTERPVVLGYLEGPQYALRDALAVAATAERAPDMPPAVVVPLLPGPDPRIQRALHETVAASGVPALVAEPLGPHPLIAQALHERLAEAGLARADRIRMMTMVTMAGGVVIAVPGGPAAVQDAEVSAVLLASRLAVPATAAALDDAPGSVGPAEAAARLRAAGATHVAYAPCVIGPEADPAHLAALSKLAAETGAGIAAPLADHPVLAQLIALRYVEALEKSFAEQQAR
- a CDS encoding sensor histidine kinase, giving the protein MASDTTPARTQSIRTKIVVLLVIPLAALASLWAGVTVAAYGQARELYDAREFSTKAAVPAMALLSALQHERRMSIALLGDRTLDRSGLDAQRVKTDAARRAFRAAGADGGLRDGMDPDALRRMDAMIGRMAEVDALRRLVDQRGVSRAQVLEDYSALIDGVTDIFKGLSVSDGHIGGDLQNVLRLGRIRELYTRQDALITGVLSAGRWSAEELDAFERLNGAKEFMIADVLPSLDEEARGHYEEFLAGPDYARVQRLEQQLLTADEADRRPPIDLGTWHTASEIVITRLADLEAHVVEHTNDRAEAIELRIYGQLAAAAGLGLIAIVAAAALAWRIGRRVIGESRRVSRSVAAFTDEYLPALTGRVQRGEPIDPDVRLPRQNLQVTEIARINEAFLAAARAVVEAVARESRTRQAVNEVFVTLARRNQALVHRQLSLLDTMERRTEDPDELADLFRLDHLATRMRRHAEGLVILAGKTAGRTWRSPVPLVDVVRGAVAEVEDYPRVSVLSMPAAALAGNAVADTIHLLAELIENATLFSPPGSPVRITGQLVPNGFVVEIEDRGLGLKAETLEELNRRLADPPEFDLSDLGRLGLFVVARLAERHDIKVSLRPSPYGGTTAIVLVPADLIVESPSGGLPPAELRAQLPGPTPARVPAAAEGPSAATGPQRAVQTVAPVRAVAEPEEPPRPRADDDRRADLPDELPRRRRSGRTAPERSEDAAAPSPGGRVLGRSEDAAVDGADGSTEAAERAGAAEPTRAGAHRAPVEMTPDGLPRRRRQENLAPRLRDETGPQPVVSGGARRAVGPDEDGLAAVRARMAAMQRGWQRGRAEAEEGQGTQEDGQ
- a CDS encoding roadblock/LC7 domain-containing protein → MTDVANSGGELNWLLDNLVDSVAQVRNAVVLSNDGLRIASSRGLDREDAERLAAVAASFQSLSRGAGQEFGGGAPRQTIVEMESAFLFVTAAGQGAALAVLAEADADVGVIAYEMAMLVTRVGRHLSANPRAALAEHHA
- a CDS encoding DUF742 domain-containing protein is translated as MPDDAEPSHRHAAGRDTEWLDHESGPVVRPYALTGGRTRPAGSDFDLIAIVETVDEPGPAGDGHGERLPRSPEHLTICELCRTPLSVAEVASELDLALGVVRVLLGDLLDHGLIRVRRPAPVAQFPNERVLKEVIDGLHAL
- a CDS encoding GTP-binding protein, coding for MDSMRSDPASPVPGTAGDPRESSLAVKILVAGGFGVGKTTLVGAVSEIRPLRTEAMLTEKSIGVDDTAMVSGKTTTTVAMDFGRITLPTGLVLYLFGTPGQDRFWFMWDELAQGALGAVVLVDTRRLADCFASVDYFERRGLPFIVAVNHFEGAKLYAPEQIRAALDLDDDVPVITTDVRTRESAKQVLITLVEHVLMATARRG
- a CDS encoding cupin domain-containing protein, coding for MIALTTLRAWAARGEAVLAPGDELVWVPGGSDDDALAVLEQARDVLGDAQVVALTLDPAPAGPHPPRAVDLRHVAAVRYARRAPDGRCVALLERPPVAEALDLLPHPEGGWFRETWRTAVTFRPPGYPGERASATGIYFFLPPGEESMWHVVRSDEVWFHHHGDPLVLDLGGTGERPGPAEPVLLGPDVTGGQRPQVLIPAGTWQAARPDGPRGTLVSCVVSPGFDFADFRA